The Fusarium graminearum PH-1 chromosome 2, whole genome shotgun sequence genome includes a region encoding these proteins:
- a CDS encoding GTP cyclohydrolase-2: MPSDATPGSPAGSNSALPPFYSPKTEPADASTPAHHHNDTLEQSIDSLSLSPAPSTPASAPVSAHPDPETPIGLEPPPSLLSPSFTPPSTPGTSTPTTAGLRGVPVDSSIPSGGCGSKRPKLLPTLPEVECIVRARIPTVAGTEMFLHLYTNNVDNKEHLAIVFGKNIRSKSLDAVREGETEMDRMVRGAYTGRLFPGRTTSGIGPATPQEEQPPQPSDEPPLVRIHSECYTGETAWSARCDCGEQLDEAARLMSLPGNKAGGIIIYLRQEGRGIGLGEKLKAYNLQDLGSDTVEANLLLRHPADARSYGLATAMLLDLGHPEVRLLTNNPDKIRAVEGPNREVVVKERVAMVPLSWKGRGGFRSQEVEGYLKTKIEKMGHMLDMASVPR, encoded by the exons ATGCCGTCCGATGCGACTCCAGGCTCACCGGCGGGCTCCAACTCAGCTCTGCCTCCCTTTTACTCGCCAAAGACAGAGCCTGCCGATGCATCGACTCCTGCGCACCATCACAATGACACTCTCGAGCAGTCCATAGACTCACTATCTCTCTCCCCCGCTCCCTCCACTCCCGCCTCCGCTCCCGTCTCCGCACATCCCGATCCCGAGACCCCGATCGGCCTAGAACCCCCGCCATCACTGCTCTCTCCCTCCTTCACGCCCCCTTCTACGCCTGGTACTTCCACACCGACGACGGCTGGCCTTCGCGGTGTCCCCGTCGACAGCTCCATCCCCTCCGGAGGATGCGGATCAAAGAGACCAAAGCTGCTCCCGACTCTCCCGGAGGTGGAATGCATCGTTCGTGCCCGTATCCCCACGGTTGCAGGAACCGAGATGTTCTTGCACCTGTACACCAACAATGTGGACAACAAGGAGCACCTCGCCATCGTGTTTGGCAAAAATATCCGAAGCAAGAGTCTAGATGCTGTCCGGGAGGGTGAGACCGAGATGGACCGCATGGTGCGCGGCGCATACACAGGAAGGCTGTTCCCCGGTCGCACAACCAGTGGCATCGGTCCAGCGACCCCTCAGGAGGAACAGCCACCGCAGCCGTCGGACGAGCCTCCTCTGGTGAGGATTCATTCCGAGTGCTACACAGGTGAGACGGCGTGGTCAGCGCGATGCGACTGCGGCGAGCAGCTCGATGAAGCAGCGCGCCTGATGAGTCTGCCAGGCAACAAGGCCGGcggcatcatcatctacCTGCGACAAGAGGGTCGTGGTATCGGTCTGggagagaagctcaaggcgTACAATCTTCAGGATCTGGGGTCTGATACTGTCGAGGCGAATTTGCTTTTGCGCCATCCTGCCGATGCTCGAAGCTACGGTCTTGCTACCGCTATGCTGCTGGATCTTGGCCACCCCGAGGTTCGACTGTTGACCAACAACCCTGACAAAATCCGCGCAGTCGAGGGTCCTAATAGAGAGGTTGTGGTCAAGGAGCGAGTGGCCATGGTGCCTTTGTCGTGGAAGGGACGTGGAGGTTTCAGAAGTCAGGAAGTGGAGGGatatctcaagaccaag ATTGAAAAGATGGGTCACATGTTGGATATGGCATCAGTGCCACGATAG